Proteins from one Embleya scabrispora genomic window:
- a CDS encoding MmgE/PrpD family protein gives MTEYRVRVRRSAEAFPRTEELAHRIAELAAGTTEATITDAVRDMVINRVIDNAAVAMASLRRRPPAVARVQALRHPVSAGRAGATVFGGDVRVSPEWAAWANGTAVRELDFHDTYLAADYSHPGDNLPAILAVAQHTGRSGADVIRAAATAYQVQVALVTGICLHKHRIDHIAHLGPSVAAGLGTLLDLPVEVIREAVGQALHTTTATRQSRKGAISSWKAFAPAFAGRAGIEAIDRTMRGEGAPAPIYEGEDGVVARLLDGPRAEYTVNLPGPGESRDGILRTYTKEHSAEYQAQALIDLARRLNARLGDEGIARISDIVLHTSHHTHQVIGSGANDPQKYDPTASRETLDHSIPYIFTVALQDGAWHHEDSYRPERAARPDTVALWHRVTTLEDPEWTRRYHSEDPAEKAFGARVVITFDDGSTLVDEIAVADAHPLGARPFAREQYVAKFRTLAEGVLDKAAQDRFLLAAEHLADLDAAGMADLFPTVDPAHIADIDATLPKGIL, from the coding sequence ATGACCGAATACCGCGTACGTGTCCGCCGCAGTGCGGAGGCCTTCCCCCGTACCGAGGAACTCGCTCACAGGATCGCCGAGCTGGCCGCCGGGACGACCGAGGCCACGATCACCGACGCCGTCCGCGACATGGTGATCAACCGCGTGATCGACAACGCGGCCGTCGCGATGGCGTCGCTGCGTCGTCGACCACCCGCCGTGGCCCGAGTACAGGCGCTGCGCCACCCGGTTTCCGCAGGTCGTGCGGGTGCCACCGTGTTCGGCGGCGACGTGCGCGTGTCCCCGGAGTGGGCGGCGTGGGCGAACGGCACCGCGGTCCGGGAACTCGACTTCCACGACACCTACCTCGCGGCGGACTACTCCCACCCGGGCGACAACCTCCCTGCGATCCTGGCGGTCGCCCAGCACACCGGCCGCTCCGGCGCCGACGTGATCCGAGCCGCCGCCACCGCGTACCAAGTGCAGGTCGCGCTGGTGACCGGGATCTGCCTGCACAAGCACCGCATCGACCACATCGCCCACCTCGGGCCCTCCGTCGCTGCCGGACTCGGCACCCTCCTCGACCTGCCCGTCGAGGTGATCCGCGAGGCGGTCGGTCAGGCGCTGCACACCACGACCGCCACCCGGCAGTCCCGCAAGGGCGCGATCTCCTCCTGGAAGGCGTTCGCCCCCGCGTTCGCCGGCAGGGCCGGCATCGAGGCGATCGATCGCACGATGCGCGGCGAGGGCGCGCCGGCACCGATCTACGAAGGCGAGGACGGGGTCGTCGCGAGGCTGCTGGACGGCCCGCGGGCCGAATACACCGTGAACCTCCCGGGCCCGGGTGAGTCCCGCGACGGCATCCTGCGCACCTATACCAAGGAACACTCCGCCGAATACCAGGCGCAGGCGCTCATCGACCTGGCCCGGCGCCTCAACGCGCGGCTCGGCGACGAGGGCATCGCCCGGATCTCGGACATCGTGCTGCACACCAGCCACCACACCCATCAGGTGATCGGCTCCGGTGCCAACGACCCACAGAAGTACGACCCGACCGCGAGCCGCGAGACGCTCGACCACTCGATCCCGTACATCTTCACCGTCGCGCTCCAGGACGGCGCCTGGCACCACGAGGACTCCTACCGGCCCGAGCGCGCGGCCCGCCCGGACACGGTCGCGCTGTGGCACCGGGTCACCACGCTCGAAGACCCCGAGTGGACCCGCCGCTACCACTCCGAGGATCCGGCGGAGAAGGCGTTCGGCGCGCGCGTGGTGATCACGTTCGACGACGGCAGCACCCTCGTGGACGAGATCGCGGTGGCGGATGCCCACCCGCTCGGCGCCCGCCCGTTCGCGCGCGAACAGTACGTCGCCAAGTTCCGCACCCTGGCCGAAGGCGTCCTCGACAAGGCCGCCCAGGACCGATTCCTCCTCGCCGCCGAACACCTCGCCGATCTGGACGCGGCCGGTATGGCCGACCTGTTCCCGACCGTCGACCCCGCCCACATCGCCGACATCGACGCCACCCTGCCGAAGGGGATCCTGTGA
- a CDS encoding acyl-CoA thioesterase → MTGTEERAHTHEAAAQIADFVLPPMLNHHGTLFAGIGLQLLVKAAVVAASRRARGDVVMASCRDVAFIRPVRGGELVTVSAFVRTQGRTSLDVWAQAVAEDPTRGRCYTAIEGLFRLVRVDDTGRPSPLPAHTADAALAGTR, encoded by the coding sequence ATGACCGGTACCGAAGAACGGGCGCACACGCATGAAGCCGCCGCGCAGATCGCGGACTTCGTACTGCCGCCCATGCTCAACCACCACGGCACGCTGTTCGCGGGCATCGGGCTGCAACTCCTCGTCAAGGCGGCGGTGGTCGCCGCGAGCAGGCGGGCACGGGGCGATGTGGTGATGGCCTCCTGCCGCGACGTGGCCTTCATCCGGCCGGTACGCGGCGGGGAACTGGTGACCGTATCCGCGTTCGTCAGGACCCAGGGCCGCACATCGCTCGACGTATGGGCCCAAGCGGTCGCCGAGGACCCCACCCGAGGCAGGTGCTACACCGCGATTGAAGGCCTCTTCCGCTTGGTGCGCGTCGACGACACGGGTCGCCCGAGCCCACTGCCTGCCCACACGGCGGACGCCGCGCTCGCGGGTACCCGGTAG
- the metE gene encoding 5-methyltetrahydropteroyltriglutamate--homocysteine S-methyltransferase, translated as MTTKTAAAAARATVYGYPRQGPNRELKKAVEGYWAGRIDAQALRDTSAELRLANWRRLAEAGIHEVPTGDFSLYDHVLDTTVAVGAIPARHRAAVEADALDGYFAMARGTQDVAPLEMTKWFDTNYHYLVPELGPDTVFEANSTKQVAEFREAVALGLTARPVLVGPLTYLLLAKPAPGVAADFQPLTLLDRLLPVYARLLADLRGAGAEWVQLDEPALVQDRSFAELGAAARVYRDLGGLTDRPKLLVASYFDRLGEALPTLAKAPIEGLALDFTGSAAANLDALAAVGGLPGKRLVAGVVDGRNVWINDLGKSLTTLGILLGLADRVDVAASCSLLHVPLDADAERDIDPQIARWLAFARLKTEEIVTLARGLSQGTDTIATHLAANRADLAARKASALTHDPAVRARAAAVTEADARRGKPYAERAEAQRAHLGLPLLPTTTIGSFPQTAELRAARADLRAGRIDGAGYEERIEAEIRDVISFQEKAGIDVLVHGEAERNDMVQYFAEQLTGYVATRHGWVQSYGTRYVRPPILAGDISRPEPMTVRWTSFAQSLSDRPVKGMLTGPVTMLAWSFVRDDQPLGDTARQVALALRDEVNDLEAAETSVIQVDEPALRETLPLRAVDHAEYLAWATEAFRLSTSGVRAATQIHTHMCYAEFGDIVQAIDDLDADVISLEAARSHMQVAGELAAHGYPREAGPGVYDIHSPRVPSTDEVVGLLRKGLAAIPAERLWVNPDCGLKTRGWPEVRTSLENLVAAAREVRATLPNTTF; from the coding sequence GTGACCACCAAGACCGCAGCCGCGGCAGCCCGTGCCACCGTGTACGGCTATCCCCGTCAGGGCCCGAACCGGGAACTGAAGAAGGCCGTCGAGGGCTACTGGGCCGGCCGCATCGACGCACAGGCGCTTCGGGACACCTCGGCCGAACTGCGCCTCGCCAACTGGCGACGCCTCGCCGAGGCCGGCATCCACGAGGTGCCCACCGGCGACTTCTCGCTGTACGACCACGTCCTCGACACCACCGTCGCCGTGGGCGCCATCCCGGCCCGGCATCGCGCCGCCGTCGAAGCCGACGCCCTGGACGGCTACTTCGCCATGGCCCGCGGCACGCAAGACGTCGCGCCGCTCGAGATGACCAAGTGGTTCGACACCAACTATCACTACCTCGTCCCCGAACTCGGGCCGGACACCGTCTTCGAGGCGAACTCCACGAAGCAGGTAGCCGAGTTCCGAGAGGCCGTCGCGCTGGGCCTGACCGCCCGGCCGGTGCTGGTGGGCCCGCTCACCTACCTCCTACTGGCCAAGCCCGCACCGGGCGTAGCGGCCGACTTCCAGCCGCTGACCCTGCTGGACCGGCTGCTTCCGGTGTACGCGCGGTTGCTCGCCGACCTGCGCGGAGCCGGGGCCGAGTGGGTACAACTCGACGAGCCGGCGCTGGTGCAGGACCGCAGCTTCGCCGAACTGGGCGCCGCAGCCCGCGTCTACCGCGACCTCGGCGGACTGACCGACCGGCCCAAGCTCCTCGTGGCCTCGTACTTCGACCGGCTCGGCGAGGCGCTGCCCACCCTGGCCAAGGCCCCGATCGAGGGCCTGGCACTGGACTTCACCGGCTCCGCCGCCGCCAACCTGGACGCGCTGGCCGCCGTCGGCGGGCTGCCCGGCAAACGTCTGGTCGCCGGCGTCGTGGACGGCCGCAACGTGTGGATCAACGACCTCGGCAAGTCGCTGACCACGCTCGGCATACTGCTGGGCCTGGCCGACCGCGTCGACGTCGCCGCCTCCTGCTCGCTGTTGCACGTGCCGCTGGACGCCGACGCGGAACGCGACATCGACCCCCAGATCGCCCGATGGCTCGCCTTCGCCCGGCTGAAGACCGAGGAGATCGTCACCCTGGCCCGCGGTCTGAGCCAGGGCACCGACACCATCGCGACCCACCTCGCCGCCAACCGCGCCGACCTGGCCGCGCGCAAGGCCTCCGCACTCACCCACGACCCCGCCGTACGCGCCCGCGCCGCCGCGGTCACCGAAGCCGACGCGCGCCGCGGCAAGCCGTACGCCGAACGGGCCGAGGCCCAGCGCGCGCACCTGGGCCTGCCGTTGCTGCCCACGACCACCATCGGCTCCTTCCCGCAGACCGCCGAACTGCGCGCCGCCCGCGCCGACCTGCGCGCGGGACGCATCGACGGCGCCGGGTACGAGGAGCGCATCGAAGCCGAGATCCGCGACGTGATCTCCTTCCAGGAGAAGGCCGGCATCGACGTCCTGGTGCACGGTGAGGCCGAACGCAACGACATGGTCCAGTACTTCGCCGAACAGCTCACCGGATACGTGGCCACCCGACACGGCTGGGTCCAGTCGTACGGCACCCGGTATGTACGCCCGCCGATCCTGGCCGGCGACATCTCCCGTCCCGAACCGATGACCGTGCGCTGGACCTCGTTCGCCCAGTCGTTGTCCGACCGACCCGTCAAGGGCATGCTGACCGGACCGGTGACCATGCTCGCCTGGTCCTTCGTCCGCGACGACCAACCGCTCGGCGACACCGCCCGACAGGTCGCGCTCGCGCTGCGCGACGAGGTCAACGACCTTGAGGCGGCCGAGACTTCGGTCATCCAGGTGGACGAACCCGCGTTGCGCGAAACGCTGCCGCTGCGCGCCGTGGACCACGCCGAATACCTGGCCTGGGCCACCGAGGCATTCCGCCTGAGCACGTCCGGCGTACGCGCGGCGACCCAGATCCACACCCACATGTGCTACGCCGAGTTCGGCGACATCGTGCAGGCCATCGACGACCTCGACGCCGACGTGATCAGCCTGGAGGCGGCCCGTTCGCACATGCAGGTCGCCGGCGAACTCGCCGCCCACGGCTACCCGCGCGAGGCCGGACCCGGCGTGTACGACATCCACTCTCCGCGCGTCCCGAGCACGGACGAGGTGGTGGGCCTGCTCCGCAAGGGACTTGCCGCGATCCCCGCCGAACGTCTTTGGGTCAACCCCGATTGCGGCCTCAAGACCCGCGGCTGGCCCGAGGTTCGCACCTCGCTGGAGAACCTGGTCGCGGCGGCCCGGGAGGTGCGCGCGACGCTGCCGAACACGACCTTCTGA
- a CDS encoding (2Fe-2S)-binding protein encodes MRLGTDEVRVAASIVHLGIAARLWSVALGAVAQAHVVPDLDPDRVMWRLVPPGPAELWADPPPQPAGPLDGGEDNLADALYEVVAEGHLAPLAQAIRRITPVSERLLWGNAASGLVGAWRVLDRYLHPDDPARADTAMRIAGTVQSRGHLRGTGTWSRAAFRRTTCCLYYRTPQGGVCGDCVFTAAPARHRAPGDRPR; translated from the coding sequence GTGCGATTGGGCACGGACGAGGTCCGTGTCGCGGCGTCGATCGTGCATCTGGGCATCGCCGCCCGCCTGTGGTCGGTCGCTCTCGGTGCCGTGGCGCAGGCCCACGTGGTTCCCGACCTCGATCCCGACCGCGTCATGTGGCGGCTTGTACCGCCGGGCCCGGCGGAGCTCTGGGCCGACCCTCCTCCGCAACCCGCCGGGCCGCTGGACGGAGGCGAGGACAACCTCGCGGACGCGCTGTACGAGGTGGTGGCCGAGGGCCACCTGGCTCCCCTTGCTCAGGCGATCCGCCGGATCACGCCGGTCTCGGAACGTCTGCTGTGGGGCAACGCGGCTTCGGGCCTGGTGGGTGCGTGGCGGGTGCTGGACCGATACCTGCATCCCGACGATCCCGCGCGAGCCGATACCGCGATGCGGATCGCCGGCACGGTGCAGTCTCGCGGGCATTTGCGGGGCACCGGGACGTGGTCCCGGGCCGCGTTCCGCCGGACCACCTGCTGCCTGTATTACCGCACGCCGCAGGGCGGTGTGTGTGGCGACTGCGTGTTCACCGCAGCCCCCGCACGCCACCGCGCGCCGGGGGACAGGCCACGGTGA
- a CDS encoding flagellar hook-length control protein FliK, which produces MKIRGNKARIGRMVGALALLVLPATAQITVNAPAAYAIDPTKGSAGVCPNANGVTVIVDFQELGGATLTRCAPGDQATGLAALKNAGFQIQGTNRWGEAFICRIEGKPGVDTEPCVNTPPASAYWSYWHAPNNGTWTYSSWGASARKPPLGSFEGWSFSKDKTDTTNPPPRVAPTRP; this is translated from the coding sequence GTGAAGATTCGTGGAAACAAGGCTCGAATAGGTCGGATGGTCGGGGCGCTCGCCCTGCTCGTGCTGCCCGCCACCGCCCAGATCACCGTGAACGCCCCGGCCGCCTACGCCATCGACCCCACCAAGGGCTCCGCCGGCGTCTGCCCGAACGCCAACGGCGTCACCGTGATCGTCGACTTCCAGGAACTCGGCGGGGCGACGCTCACTCGCTGTGCGCCCGGCGACCAGGCCACGGGCTTGGCCGCGCTGAAGAACGCCGGCTTCCAGATCCAGGGCACCAACCGCTGGGGCGAGGCGTTCATCTGCCGGATCGAGGGCAAGCCCGGCGTCGACACCGAACCGTGCGTCAACACCCCGCCGGCATCCGCCTACTGGTCTTATTGGCACGCGCCCAACAACGGCACTTGGACCTACAGTTCGTGGGGCGCGAGCGCCCGCAAGCCTCCGCTGGGCAGCTTCGAGGGTTGGTCGTTCTCCAAGGACAAGACGGACACCACCAATCCGCCGCCGCGCGTGGCCCCGACGCGCCCGTAG
- a CDS encoding cobalamin-binding protein: MRIVSLLPAATDLVAELGLVGDLVGRTHECDWPPGDVAGVPVVTRAEFDADRLSSREISEAVGGAAHRGSSLYTLDAERLAELAPDVVLTQDLCAVCAVSYTAVSETVRVLDTGPRVVSLEPRTLPDVLDTLTHVGAVLGVADVAAARLRELRARMAAVAAAVAGRPRPRVAAIEWLDPLWPAGHWVPEQIALAGGEPLLAAPGEHTKAVEWAAVRDSRPDVILVLPCGFAPERTESEASLLTSLPGWSDLPAVRSGRVWVLDGPAYFNRPGPRVVRGAEVLAWVLHDVTAGAPVTHAEARRLPGDAGAETTRG, encoded by the coding sequence ATGCGCATCGTCTCGTTGTTGCCCGCAGCCACCGATCTGGTCGCCGAACTCGGACTCGTGGGCGACTTGGTAGGCCGCACCCACGAATGCGACTGGCCGCCGGGGGATGTCGCCGGGGTGCCGGTGGTCACCCGTGCGGAGTTCGATGCGGATCGGCTGAGCAGTCGGGAGATCTCCGAGGCCGTCGGCGGTGCGGCGCACCGGGGTTCGTCGCTGTACACGTTGGACGCCGAGCGCCTCGCGGAGTTGGCGCCCGATGTCGTCCTCACGCAGGATCTGTGCGCGGTGTGCGCGGTGTCGTACACGGCGGTCTCCGAGACGGTTCGGGTTCTGGACACCGGTCCGCGCGTGGTCAGTCTGGAACCGCGCACGCTGCCGGACGTCCTCGACACACTGACCCACGTGGGTGCGGTGCTGGGAGTCGCGGACGTCGCAGCCGCGCGGCTGCGGGAGTTGCGGGCCCGCATGGCGGCCGTGGCCGCGGCGGTCGCGGGGCGGCCGAGGCCCCGGGTCGCGGCCATCGAATGGCTCGACCCGCTGTGGCCCGCCGGGCACTGGGTCCCCGAGCAGATCGCCCTGGCCGGCGGCGAACCGCTGCTCGCCGCGCCCGGCGAACACACCAAAGCCGTGGAGTGGGCTGCGGTTCGAGACTCCCGGCCGGATGTGATCCTGGTGCTGCCGTGCGGGTTCGCGCCCGAGCGCACCGAATCGGAGGCGAGCCTGCTGACGTCTCTGCCGGGATGGTCGGACCTGCCCGCCGTGCGGTCCGGGCGGGTGTGGGTGCTCGACGGACCGGCGTACTTCAACCGCCCCGGCCCCCGTGTGGTGCGCGGCGCCGAGGTGCTCGCATGGGTATTGCACGACGTCACGGCCGGTGCGCCGGTGACCCACGCCGAGGCGCGACGACTGCCGGGCGACGCGGGCGCGGAGACGACACGCGGCTGA
- a CDS encoding metal ABC transporter ATP-binding protein, with product MDDGSDIRMRGVGCRHGRVEAVAGVDLDVAVGERVALTGTNGSGKTTLLRAVLGLHRLSEGRITVGGRDARTAAEWAWRRRACAWVPQKPASGRFPLLARELLASGGVAAEAGRAAEKLGVAMLANRPVHSLSGGQLQRVYLARAVGCVAAGAGVLLADEPTAALDFAGQEEAADLLLSLPVTVVVVTHDRALAERCDRVLEMAAGRLRWVG from the coding sequence ATGGACGACGGGTCGGACATACGGATGCGCGGGGTGGGGTGCCGTCATGGTCGCGTGGAGGCGGTGGCCGGGGTGGATCTCGATGTGGCGGTCGGGGAGCGGGTGGCGCTGACCGGTACGAACGGGTCGGGCAAGACCACATTGCTGCGGGCGGTGCTTGGCCTGCACCGCCTGTCCGAGGGCCGGATCACAGTGGGTGGTCGGGACGCGCGGACGGCGGCCGAGTGGGCGTGGCGCAGGAGGGCGTGCGCGTGGGTTCCGCAGAAGCCGGCGTCCGGCCGGTTTCCGCTGCTGGCGCGTGAGTTGCTGGCAAGTGGTGGCGTGGCGGCCGAGGCCGGTCGGGCCGCCGAGAAGCTGGGCGTCGCCATGCTGGCGAACCGACCTGTGCATTCCTTGTCCGGTGGTCAGTTGCAGCGGGTGTATCTGGCGCGGGCGGTCGGCTGCGTCGCCGCCGGTGCCGGAGTGTTGTTGGCCGACGAGCCCACGGCGGCGCTGGATTTCGCGGGCCAGGAGGAGGCCGCCGACCTGCTCCTGTCGCTGCCGGTGACGGTCGTGGTCGTCACGCACGATCGAGCGCTGGCCGAGCGCTGCGATCGGGTGCTGGAGATGGCCGCGGGTCGGTTGCGGTGGGTCGGGTGA